From one Planktothrix agardhii NIES-204 genomic stretch:
- the pfkA_1 gene encoding 6-phosphofructokinase has protein sequence MVEHKRIGILTSGGDCAGLNAAIRAVVYRAAGILGWEVFGIREATQGLMTRPVNSVPLTIDKVDNILTAGGTILGTTNKGDPFAFPMPDGSLLDRSEEIIEGYNLLGLNALIGIGGDGSLAILRRIAQQGNMNLIGIPKTIDNDVGSTDLSIGFSTAVDIATEALDRLHFTAASHSRVMILEVMGRDAGHIALHAGIAGGADIILIPELPYSLDSICQHIAERQKQGKNYCLVVVAEAVKTETGEPVTMINRMGQARLGGIGQYLADEICDRSGAETRVTVLGHIQRGGTPSPIDRIIASAFGVAAVDLILEENYDRVVVWRDRNVSSIPILDAIAQYRAVNADDILVETAQSMGICLGN, from the coding sequence ATGGTAGAACACAAACGCATTGGTATTTTAACCAGTGGGGGGGACTGTGCAGGTTTAAACGCAGCAATTCGGGCTGTGGTTTATCGGGCGGCAGGAATCTTGGGGTGGGAGGTCTTCGGTATTCGAGAAGCCACCCAAGGGTTAATGACTCGTCCTGTTAACAGTGTTCCTCTGACTATTGATAAAGTTGATAATATTCTCACCGCCGGGGGGACAATTTTGGGAACCACCAATAAGGGTGATCCCTTTGCCTTTCCGATGCCGGATGGAAGTTTGTTGGATCGCTCCGAGGAGATTATCGAAGGCTATAATCTCTTAGGACTGAATGCTTTAATTGGTATCGGTGGAGATGGCAGTTTAGCGATTTTGCGACGCATTGCCCAACAGGGAAATATGAACTTAATTGGGATTCCTAAAACCATTGATAATGACGTGGGTAGCACGGATTTATCTATTGGGTTTAGTACCGCCGTTGATATCGCTACTGAGGCTTTAGATCGGCTACACTTTACCGCCGCTAGTCATAGCCGCGTGATGATTTTAGAAGTCATGGGCCGAGATGCGGGACATATTGCCCTCCATGCGGGAATTGCTGGCGGTGCAGATATTATTTTAATTCCTGAACTTCCCTACAGTTTGGATAGCATTTGTCAGCATATTGCAGAACGACAAAAACAAGGGAAAAACTATTGTTTAGTCGTTGTTGCAGAGGCGGTTAAAACGGAAACGGGAGAACCTGTGACGATGATTAATCGTATGGGACAAGCTCGTTTAGGGGGTATTGGACAATATCTGGCTGATGAAATTTGCGATCGCAGTGGCGCAGAAACGCGAGTTACTGTTCTCGGTCATATTCAACGGGGGGGAACTCCTTCACCAATTGATCGGATTATTGCTTCTGCTTTTGGAGTGGCGGCGGTGGATTTGATTCTTGAGGAGAATTATGATCGGGTTGTCGTTTGGCGAGATCGGAATGTATCGAGTATTCCGATTTTGGATGCGATCGCTCAATATCGGGCTGTTAATGCTGATGATATTTTAGTAGAAACAGCCCAAAGTATGGGGATTTGTTTAGGGAATTAA
- a CDS encoding Na+/Ca+ antiporter, CaCA family, with product MSLSVILLLIAGLVLLVLGAELLVRGASTIASILGIPSLLVGLTIVAYGTSSPEMSVSIQSAFAGQADIALGNVVGSNIFNVLIILGISALIAPLMVANQLIRLDVPIMIGVSVLTLMFGSDGTISRVDGTILFIGAIVYTLFLIYEAKKQKNDESNEDESGSKIENTPKNWIINIGLIIVGLVLLVQGSNWLVESSISIARAIGVSELVIGLTIVAAGTSLPELASSVVATIKGERDIAVGNVIGSNIFNILAVLGLSSAVSPAGINVSTAALNFDIPVMIAVAISCFPIFYTGKSIDRWEGILFLAYYFAYATYLILDSSKHSQLPMFNLVMIGFVIPITIITLIVTTVRSYQTKRKRLNS from the coding sequence ATGAGCTTGAGCGTGATTTTGTTACTGATAGCGGGTTTAGTCTTACTGGTTTTGGGCGCGGAACTATTAGTCCGTGGAGCTTCAACCATTGCTTCAATTTTGGGAATTCCTTCCTTACTTGTGGGACTAACAATTGTTGCTTACGGAACCAGTTCTCCAGAAATGTCAGTTAGTATTCAATCAGCTTTTGCAGGTCAAGCGGATATCGCCTTGGGAAATGTTGTCGGTAGTAATATTTTTAATGTGTTAATCATATTAGGAATTTCGGCTTTAATTGCTCCTTTAATGGTAGCTAATCAGTTAATTCGGTTAGATGTTCCGATTATGATTGGGGTGTCTGTTTTGACCTTAATGTTTGGCAGTGATGGTACAATTAGTCGGGTTGATGGAACGATTTTATTTATTGGGGCAATTGTTTATACTCTGTTTTTAATTTATGAAGCCAAGAAACAAAAAAATGATGAATCAAACGAAGATGAATCCGGGAGTAAGATTGAAAATACTCCGAAAAACTGGATCATTAATATTGGCTTAATTATTGTCGGATTAGTCTTGCTTGTTCAGGGGTCTAATTGGTTGGTTGAAAGTTCAATTTCTATCGCTAGAGCTATTGGAGTCAGTGAATTAGTCATCGGATTAACTATTGTAGCCGCAGGAACTTCCCTGCCAGAATTAGCCAGTTCTGTTGTGGCTACGATTAAAGGAGAACGGGATATTGCTGTGGGTAATGTCATCGGTAGCAATATTTTTAATATCCTGGCAGTTTTAGGACTCTCCTCTGCTGTTTCCCCAGCCGGAATCAATGTTTCTACTGCGGCTTTAAATTTTGATATTCCAGTTATGATTGCAGTGGCAATTTCCTGTTTCCCGATTTTTTATACGGGCAAATCTATTGACCGTTGGGAAGGTATACTTTTCTTAGCCTATTATTTTGCCTACGCTACCTATTTAATTCTCGATTCTTCAAAACATTCTCAACTTCCCATGTTTAATTTGGTGATGATCGGTTTTGTAATTCCAATTACAATTATTACTTTAATTGTCACCACAGTCCGCAGCTATCAAACCAAACGCAAACGTTTAAACTCTTAA